ATTTACGAGTATCAAACTCGCTAAATTACGTCGCAGTTCCAATTGCTTAATAACTTGATGACCTAAAATGCGTAAAGCATTTACTTGTTCCTCCGTCAGATTACGCGGTACTTGGTCAATGACACAAAGGGTTCCCAAACTGTGTCCTTCAACATTAGTCAGAGGTATACCCGCATAAAACCGGACGTTGGGGTTTGATGTTACTAGTGGGTTAGTAGCAAATCGTTCATCAGTTGTGGCATCAGGAACGATAAATACATCTTTTTGCAAAATAGCATGAGCGCAAAATGCTATATCACGTGGGGTTTCTAGGGCTTCTAAACCAACTTTAGATTTAAACCATTGGCGATTGGTATCAACCAAACTAACCAAGGCGATGGGAGTACCGCAAATATACGAAGCTAACCGAGTCAGTTCATCAAAAGATTCTTCAGGTTGGGTATCAAGAACTTTATACTCTAAAAGCGCCTCAACTCTTGCCGCTTCGTCATCAGGTAATGATGCTTTCATAGGTGCGAATCCCTGCCTATAGTCGTTATGCGAGGTTACTCAGATTATGTCGCATGATTTTAATCATGACACAGGAAATTCAGTATATGAGAAAAATGAATTAATTGTAATAAATCTGACACACAATTAGCTTTATCTGGTCAGCAATACATTTTTAGGAATTGATTTCAGTTCACCAACCGGATGGGAAATGATTGAAAAGGCGATCGCATCTTTAGTTAAGACAATTGTTCAAATCGACGAATCAGTTTAGCCACCGATAATTCAGACATTTTGCCAACTTGAATGAGGAAGCAGTCTAGGTTGATCAAAGACTCTACATCCTAGTGCTAAATCAATCTAGAATTTATTTAAAAGCGATGTATTCGGTAAGTTAGGTGATCAACTACGCTGGGCGGTTACGAGATCAGCTATGCTGGGCGGTTACGCCATCGCACTATCTCCACCAATGCAGCCAACCACCATGCTTTGGAACTCGGAGGTTTAGAGCGAATGGTTGAAGCTTCACTGAGAGAGATGTTCTGCGTTTATGTATGATTGAGATAAAACAAACTCAAATATCTGCTCATGACATTACAAGAATTGCAAAAACAAGTCTTGAAATTACCAATGAGTCAACGCTGGCTATTGGTACAAACTTTATTAGAATCAATCCAACAAGAAACTCAACCAGTCTCAAAGAAGGGTAACTTATCCCGACTGCATGGTATTGCTAAAGGTACAGACATATCAAGTGATGAAAATATTGTTGCAGATTATGTCAGTTATCTAACTGAGAAATACCAGTGATGCGAGTTTTTATTGAATAGTAATATATTAGCTGGTGAGATGCAAAATGCCAACAATGAAAGTTGAACTACAATTGTCTTCAGAAGATTTGATCAAAGCTGTTGAGCAATTGAGTCAAGCAGATTTAAAGCAGTTTATTTCTCAAGTTATCGCTTTACAAGCACAACGTACTGCTCCGAGTTTGATGCAACAGGAGTCAGAATTGTTATTAAAAATTAATCAGGGGATTTCTTTAGATATTCAGAACTATTACAATGATTTAATAGCAAAAAGAGAAGCAGAAACTCTAACTGATGAGGAATATAGAGAGTTATTGAGCTTAACTGAACAGATTGAAAAACAGCAAGCACAACGCATTGAATATTTGGTAGAGTTGGCGAATTTACGAGGAATTTCGCTGAATGCGTTGATGGAAAGTTTAGGTATTCAGACGCAAGTTTATGTCTGAAAAAAGAGTCACAGCACAACAGAAAAAAGCTGTCGCTAAACGTGCAAATGGATGTTGTGAATATTGTCGAAGTCAAGTGAGGTTTGCTATTCAACCCTTCTTAAGTGATCATGCGATCGCACTCACAGCTATATATGAATCGTTCAATTAATGAAAAGTATTATCTCCTAGATTTTTCTTGGCAGAATGAACACGCCTTAAGTCCATGCTTTTGAAAGATACTAGGATTCGTATTAATGTAAATTTTGCGTTTATTATCATACATCATATATTCTAGTGCTAAACTCTTCCAGTGATTACAATCTCTATGAAAGTGATAATTTTCATTGGTTAAAATTCCTATATATTCCGAGCCTCTTAATTTTCTTGATATTTCTTGAGATTGTTTTCGTATCTCTTGATTTAAATTTTCTATTTTAACTTTGTATTGATGCTGTTCTTGAAGTAGTTTTTCTATTTGAGAATTTAATATTTTTTGTTGGTTTTCTAAACTATTTTTTCTACTTAACTCTTGATTTAGAAGGAGGATTTGATTTTGTTGGTTAGTTTTTATACCATTAAGTTTATTAATTTCTTCACGAAAATCAATTATTTGAGAATTTAATTGACTAATATAATTTTCACATTTTTTTATGTTTTTATATAGGTTATCAATTTCATGTAATCTTAAATTGTAGTCTACTAATTTTTCCTCTAAATTTTCTATTGCCACATCTCTTTGGTAACCAAGATCATTTATTATTTTTTGGAATTTTTTAATATCTTCATTGCCATCATTTTTATAGATATTAAGTGAGGATATTTTTTTAATTAATTGCTCAATTTTATAAATTAGTTTTAATCTCTTAGGGCTTATTTGAGTTTCTTTCGCTTTTATATCTTTACTAATTTTATCTAGTAATTCTTCAACAAATATAATTTCTGAAGTTTGAATTTTATTCATGGAATTAACTAGATTTTCAATCTGAATATAATCTTTCTCTTCTTCACTAATTATAAGTGCTTGAAAAAATTTTTGAATCCTGTTTAGAGTTTGATATTTCTTCGGTCTTCGAGGCTCTAATTCATTTTCAACTAAATTTCTTTTTTGTTCTAATACTTCTAGTGTTTTAGCAACTCTTTCATGGCTTCCATTTCCGTTTGTACTGAGTCTTGCAATTATTTTTTCATATAGCCAAATTTGAGATTCTAACTTATTTAATTTTTTAACTTGTTCATGATTATCTAATTGTGAAGCAAATTCGTTTTTTTGAACTTGTTGTTGAAAATTATTTACCTTTGCAGCTATTTTTCCTGTAAAGCAGCAAAGAAGTAACTCAATAGTTTGAGCATATGGGAAAGAGTAATCAGTAAAAAAACCGAAGAGAAGCCAAAATATTAAGGTTCCTAATAAGAAAAATATAACTTGGAAATAGCTTACCAACTTGCCAAACAAAGTTAAAGGCTTTAAGTCTCTATTTAAGAGATAAGGATAATAATAATTATTATTAACAGTATTATTATCACCTAGAATATTGTTGTTATTACCATTCCCTTGAATGGCTCTGATATCATTACCTTGATTTAAATTGTGATTTACGGCAGTATCAGTCTGATGCGGTGCATTAGCATCAGGCTGTTGTGAGTCAGAACTATCAGGTAACTGACTCATAAATTAATTCCTACAGACCCAATAGGTCAGAACGAGCAGCAGCAGCTAACCAAGTTGCAACTTTCACAATAATAGGCTTCGCAGTAGACCAAACTTTTTTTCCTGCATCTACTGTTTTGCTAGTTTTCTCAAGTGTTTCTGCCACAGTTCCTAAACGCTCTAATGCTCTGCTGTTATTTGGTTCTTCTTTGTCGGTTGCTTTCTTTGCAACACCCAAGTCTTCAATTACTTCTTCTTTAGTATTTGCTGGTAATTCTGCTCCTTCAACCAAAGTTTCGAGTTCTGTTAACAACTTTACGATACCTTCTTTGGTTAACGGTGTTCCAGTATCAGTAACAACTTGATTCTGTTGTGTAAGTTGATTACCATCTCCCAGAACTGCCTGATTATTATTTCCTTGCACTGCTCTGATATTATTACCTTGAATATTGTTAAGATTGCCACTAACAGAACCACCAACTGAAAACCCACTGGGATTGCTAGTCATATTACCTATCTTTTGGATTTATGGAGCGGACACTAAAATTCTACCTTCAATCGATTCATACTCATCTTCTAATAACTATAACTTAGCTTTTTGATAATTATTACTATAAAATACAACATCATAAACCTATTTGGGTTTAAATGCAGAACTAAAACTTACGACTATCATCACTCTTCTATCAATTGTTTCAGTTCATCAATATTTGCAGAAAATCGAAGTTCAGCATTTTCTTCTTCTTGCTTTGCTGCTTGCAAATTTTGAGAAATTTCCTCCCGGCGTTCCTCCCGTAAATATTGCTGCAATAATAATTGAATATGTAACTTCTCTTCAGTTGAAAAACATTTTATCGCTTCAACCACATCACTAAACATCATAACTGTCAATACCTGTTATTACTATATTTAAAATTTAATCCTAGATCAAAACCCCTCTTCCTCCTCTCTGCGTCTCTGCGCCTCTGCGTGACACAAAAAAAACGGCAGAGAATCAAAATTCCCTACCGCATCTTCAACTTTTACAAATTATTAACTACGACTCAATGCCTTGGGGTAACAATTCCCGGCGTTGTTCAGAACTAACTTGGACAATCCCATTCTCATCAACATCAACTATGGCTGTATCGCCATCCTTAATGCGACCAGACAGAATCTCTTCCGCTAGACTATCTTCTAACAAGCGCATAATCGCTCGACGTAACGGCCTTGCACCGTAACTCGGACTGTAACCTTCCTCAATCAAGCGATCCTTGAAGCGATCGGTAACTTCTAAGACGATACCCTTCTCAGTTAGACGACCAAATACTTCCTTGAGCATGATTTCGGCAATTTGTGTCACCTCTGGCTTGCTCAACTGACGGAAGACGATAATCTCATCTAGTCGGTTGAGGAACTCAGGACGGAAGTATTGCTTCAGTTCTTCGTTCACCAAAGAGCGAATGCGGTTGTATTGAGTCTCGGTAGCATCATCGGCGAATTCAAAGCCGATACCGCCGCCGCCTTTTTCAATTACCTTAGAACCAATGTTGGAAGTCAAAATCAGCAAGGTGTTCTTGAAGTCTACCGTGCGACCTTTGGCATCGGTTAACCGACCGTCTTCCAAAATTTGCAACAGCATATTGAAGACATCGGGGTGGGCTTTTTCGATTTCGTCGAATAGCACCACTGTATAAGGTCGCCGTCTGACAGCTTCAGTTAATTGACCGCCTTCGTTATATCCAACATAACCAGGAGGCGAACCAATCAGTTTACTGACGGTGTGGCGTTCCATGTATTCCGACATATCCAGGCGGATCATTGCTTCTTCGGAACCAAAGAAGTAAGAAGCCAAGGACTTCGCTAACTCGGTTTTACCTACACCAGTTGGACCGGAGAAGACAAAACTAGCGATGGGTCGATTGGGATTTTTCAAACCGACACGAGCGCGACGAATTGCCCGTGAAACTGCTTTCACTGCGTCTTCTTGACCGATTAAGCGCTGATGCAAGGTATCTTCCATGTGCAGCAGCTTCTCGGATTCCGATTCGGTGAGCTTGTTCACCGGTACGCCAGTCCAGGAAGCGACGATGTGAGCAATATCCTCTTCGTCAACTACAGGTTCTTCACCTTCAGTCCCGGTGGCGCTGGTTTTGCTTTGAGCGATCGCGCGGATTTCGGCTTTGATTTCCATTTCGCGATCGCGCAGTTCGCCAGCTTTGTCAAAGTCTTGTCCGCGTACAGCGTCGTCTTTTTCTTTTAAGATTTGACGTAGTTCTTTGTCTAACTCTTTGGCTGCTGGTGGCAATTGGGAGTTAATCAAACGTACCCTAGAACCAGCTTCATCGATTAAATCAATGGCTTTGTCTGGAAGGTAGCGATCGCTGATGTAACGGTCAGATAATTTGGCCGCAGCTACAAGCGCTTCATCAGAGATTTTCAGCTTGTGGTGTTGCTCGTAGCGTTCGCGCAACCCGTGCAAGATTTCAATAGTTTCATCAACTGACGGTTCACCCACCATTACTGGCTGGAAGCGTCGCTCAAGGGCTGCATCTCGCTCGATGTGCTTGCGGTACTCATCTAAGGTTGTGGCTCCAATACACTGCAACTCCCCTCTAGCCAAAGCTGGCTTGAGGATATTTGCTGCATCAATGGCTCCTTCCGCCGCACCTGCACCAATTAGGGTGTGTACCTCGTCAATCACCAGAATGACATTACCCGCAGAGCGGATTTCATCCATGATTTTCTTGAGGCGTTCTTCAAATTCACCCCGGTACTTGGTTCCTGCTACTAGCAAGCCAATATCTAGAGTGACTACGCGCTTATCTTCCAGGATATCGGGGATATCTTTGTTGGCAATGCGCGATGCTAAACCTTCAGCGATCGCTGTTTTACCAACCCCTGGTTCACCAATCAATACTGGATTATTTTTAGTCCGGCGACCCAAAATTTGGATCACTCGTTCAATTTCTTTGGCGCGTCCTACAACTGGATCTAGCTTGTTGTCCGTCGCCATTTGGGTCAAGTTCGAGCCAAACTCATCCAAAGTTGGAGTTTTGGTGCGTCCCGATGGACCAGTGGCTGAAACCTCTGCTGTTTCTCCCAGCATTCGGATAACTTGGGTTCGTACTTTCGATAAATCTACCCCTAGATTTTCTAGCACCCTGGCTGCCACACCTTCCCCTTCCCGGATCAGGCCCAACAGCAGATGCTCGGTGCCAATGTAGTTATGCCCTAATTGGCGCGCTTCTTCCAAGGATAGTTCTAAAACTCGCTTTGCCCGTGGCGTAAACGGAATTTCCACAGCCACAAAGCCCGAACCCCGGCCTATGATTTTTTCTACCTCAATGCGGGCATCTTTAAGATTGACACCCATTGATTTCAACACTTTGGCCGCAACTCCCGTACCTTCCCCAATCAGACCCAAGAGGATCTGTTCGGTTCCGACAAAGTTGTGACCTAAGCGGCGGGCCTCTTCTTGGGCCAGCATGATTACCTTAATGGCTTTTTCTGTGAAGCGTTCAAACATACATTTTTCCCATCACCTGCGTCGTGCCGGTATGCTGATTTTAGCACAGGCTCGGCTTTTGGATGCCTGTATAAAGATTATAGGCGACCAGAAAGTTTCGCCCCAGATGATGGCGTAATTGTTAATTATTTATTACTTTTTATCTGGCTGCTATACTGAGGGGCTTGAGTCTACCAGTGTTTCTGGGCTTGACTACTATGCAACAGACCACGATGGTTAAGGGTTTATTCAACCATTTACAAACATTAACTTTTAACATATTCATCCGGATCAAGTCAAGAATATCGCCAACCTATATATTTTTCTAAAGTCAAACTTTTTATTGATTAAATATTTCAATCAAATAATTTGCCGGAAACCTGAATTTTTGATCATTACTGTGATCCTGATCGCGGTTTGCTCATTTTCAGCGCCGAAGAAGCAGGGGAGCAGGGGGGGATTTGTAAGTTACTCAAAGTATTTGCCAAAAAGACTGGCGCAAGCGATCCCCGGAGGGGGGGCTTTGCCCATCGCTCACAGTAATGTACCAATTATCCAAAGTTTCTGGTAAATCTGAGAGCCACAGCACCAGAGCATCTTCGCCATTATCTTGGTAATAACCCTTACGCCGCCCCGCTATTTTGAAGCCAAATTTTTCATATAAAGATATAGCCGCCACATTAGAAGCTCGGACTTCGAGGGTAGATCGTTCTAAACCGCGATCGCAAGCAGCCTTCAGCAAAGAATATAGTAAAACCTGCCCCAAGCCTTGACGGTGATATTGGGGATGAATCGCCAAAATTGTAATGTGTGCTTCGTCTAAAATTGCCCAAAAACAGCCCAATCCCAGCAGCTTTGACGGAGCCAGGGGGGAAAACAAACCCAATAATTCACTGTTAGGACTGTCTAACTCTCTTTGGTAGCCTTCCATCGTCCACAGACCGCCAAAACAGGCTTGATCTAGTTCCAGGATTGCACTTAGATCCTCTGAAGTCAGTGTTTTAAGCTTTAAATTTAATGAAGTCACGTTTATGGGGAATGGGGAATGGGGAGACAATAGCGAACTGAAGTTAGGCATATCTCCTGTTACCGTGATATTTTCGGTAAACTGAGAATCGGGTGACTTTCTCACGCCACGCCCAAAAAAATTTCAACTTTGAGCAAGGATAATTTATAAAAACTATGGTATCGACTCACCCCACAGAGGTTCAATATGCTGGTAGTCAGTATTTACCTCAAAGGCGCAACTCAGAGGCTAATGTTTCCCCCAATCAGGAACTTTTGCCTTTGACCGCTCAAGTTAATAGTCAAGACATCCTGGAGATTGGTGGGTGTGATGTCACAACCCTAGTGCAGCAGTTTGGTTCACCTTTGTACATTTTAGATGAAGAAACGCTGCGTTTAGCTTGTCAGCAATACCGCGATTCATTTAAGCAATATTACCAGGGAGAATCTCAGGTATTATACGCCTCAAAAGCCTGGAATTGTCTAGCTGTTTGCGCGATCGCAGCATCCGAAGGTTTGGGAATAGATGTAGTTTCAGGAGGCGAACTCTACACAGCGCTGAATGCTGGTGTTAGTCCTGATAAACTCTATCTCCACGGTAATAATAAATCTCGTGAAGAACTAGTTTTAGCCATCGACTCTGGTTGTACCATTGTGGCGGATAACTGGCAAGAACTGCATACCTTGGTGAACATAGCAGAACAAGCACCGGGGACATCTTCCCCCATCCGCATCATGTTGCGGTTAACACCAGGGATTGAATGCCATACTCACGAATACATTCGCACGGGACATTTAGATAGTAAATTTGGCTTTGACCCCAATGATTTGGACGAGGTATTTACCTTTGTCAGTCAGCAACCTTGCTTAAACTGCGTAGGGTTACACGCTCACATTGGGTCTCAAATTTTTGAACGCCAACCCCATCAAGATTTGGCAGCTGTGATGGTGCAGTGGTTACAAAAGGCGGCAAATTACGGTTTAAGTATCACAGAATTGAATGTTGGTGGCGGTCTAGGAATTAGGTACACCGAATCTGATGATCCCCCCAGTATTGAAGAATGGGTCAAGGCGATTTGTGAAGTCATTCAAGCCGCTTGTACAGCCGCAAATCTGCCTTTGCCGAAATTGTTGTGTGAACCTGGGCGATCGCTGATTGCCACGGCCTGCATCACGGCCTATACTATTGGATCAACGAAAGTCGTACCCGAAATTCGTACCTACGTCTCAGTTGATGGCGGTATGTCTGATAATCCCCGACCAATTACTTACCAATCAGTTTATCGCGCAGTAGTTGCCAACAAGGTATCTGCTCCGCTCACCGAAACAGTAACCATTGCTGGTAAGCATTGTGAATCAGGGGATATTCTGATTAAAAACGCTCAACTGCCAAAAACTGAACCAGGGGATATTCTGGTAATTATGGGAACTGGTGCGTACAATTACAGTATGGCATCTAACTATAATCGCTTACCCCGGCCAGCAGCTGTTGTAGTGGTGAATGGCGAGGCCAATTTAATTTTGCGCCGCGAAAGTTATCAGGACTTGATTCGACAAGATTGTTTGCCAGACAGACTAAACGTGCAGAAGTAACCAGTTGAAATCAGTTAACAGTTACCAGTTAACAGGCATATGTGAGGAATTGAAACCCGCCACCAAAGCTTTCCACTAATTGGTGTGGTCTTTCACTAGTTATAAAACTGATAACTGATAACTGATAACTGTTAATGCCTCAAGCGTAAACCTTTGGGGCATGAAAATGACAGCGAAATGACCGAATATTGAGGGAGAACAAAGAGTAATCCAGATGTCATGAGAGATTCACCGAAGCAATGGCTGACAAACCTGGGATGGTCGCAGTCCTTGCTGCTTGGGACTCTGGATATCTTGTTAGTGTTAGCGCTGACTTACATCATACTAGTTATTATTAGTGAGCGCCGAACACTGTGGATGGTACGGGGTTTTATTCTCTTGATGCTAGCCTCAGCAATCAGTGGCAGAATGGGTCTACCACTGCTAAATTTTGTTCTCGAAAAATTGGTGATTGGCTGCGCGGTGGCGATGGCGGTTGCTCTCCAGTCCGAGTTTCGCCGATTTTTGGAGCAAGTGGGACGTGGTGAATTTCAGCAGTTATTTAAACCATCCAGTTTAACTATCCCCAAGTCTGATAGTGTGATTGATGAAATTGTGGATGCGGTGAAAGAACTTTCAAAAAACCGCATAGGAGCTTTGCTGATTTTGGAAACAACTGGTCCAATTCACGAGCGGGATTTTTCTGTACCGGGAGTCAAGCTGAATGCGGATGTTTCTAAGGAACTGATCCAAACAATTTTTCAGCCAAAAACTTTACTGCACGATGGGGCAACCTTGATCCGTGGCTCGCGGATTGTGTCATCAGGTATAATTTTACCACTTTCGGGACGCACAGCCTCGCGCCAGTTGGGAACACGCCATCGGGCGGCGATGGGAATTACTGAGCGAGTCGAAAATTGTATCTGTGTCGTTGTATCAGAAGAAACGGGTTCTATTTCCTTAGCGGAACGAGGAAATCTGAATAGACCACTCACCATTAGGACACTCAAAGAGTCTTTAGATGCTCGATTATCAACCTCTGTAGATCGGGAAGCTGTTGCTCCTAGTCTGTTAGGTTTGGGTCTTCAGGTGGGTCGTAAGGCAATAGGATTAGTTTCACGTGTACTCGGATTACCATCGACCGCTTCTCGCAATAAAAAATGACAGCACAACAAACTGAATTGCAAAATTTACCCTCTGACTTAAAACGAGAACTACTGCCAAAGCACGTTGCAGTGATTATGGATGGCAATGGTCGATGGGCTAAACTTCAAGGTCTACCCAGAATTATGGGACATAAGCGAGGAGTGGATGCCCTGAAAGATTTGCTGCGCTGTTGTCAAGATTGGGGCATTCAGGCACTAACGGCTTATGCTTTTTCTACTGAAAACTGGAAAAGACCCCAGGAAGAGGTAGATTTTTTGATGACCTTGTTCCAAAAAGTTTTACGCCAAGAACTACGGGAAATGATCGAGGAGAATGTGCAAATCCAGTTTGTGGGCAACTTGGATGCTCTGCCGCGATCGCTGCAAGCAGAAATCTCCCGCTCAATGGCAGAAACCAAGAATAATCGTGCCATTCGGTTTACGGTAGCTACTAATTATGGCGGACGGCAGGAAATTTTACAAGCTTGCCGCGCGATCGCCGAAAAAGTGCAGCAAGGTCTTATTCAACCTGATGAAATTGATGAACAGTTATTTGAGCGTCACCTGTACACAGCCGGAATTACTGACCCCGATTTATTAATCCGTACCAGTGGCGAAATGCGCCTTTCAAATTTCCTCCTCTGGCAAATGGCCTATGGAGAAATCTATATTACTGATGCTCTTTGGCCAGATTTTGACCGTAACGAATTTCACCGCGCCTTGTGTGCCTACCAGCAACGAGAGCGGAGATAT
The Nodularia sp. LEGE 06071 genome window above contains:
- a CDS encoding STAS/SEC14 domain-containing protein, with translation MKVELQLSSEDLIKAVEQLSQADLKQFISQVIALQAQRTAPSLMQQESELLLKINQGISLDIQNYYNDLIAKREAETLTDEEYRELLSLTEQIEKQQAQRIEYLVELANLRGISLNALMESLGIQTQVYV
- a CDS encoding ATP-dependent Clp protease ATP-binding subunit; translated protein: MFERFTEKAIKVIMLAQEEARRLGHNFVGTEQILLGLIGEGTGVAAKVLKSMGVNLKDARIEVEKIIGRGSGFVAVEIPFTPRAKRVLELSLEEARQLGHNYIGTEHLLLGLIREGEGVAARVLENLGVDLSKVRTQVIRMLGETAEVSATGPSGRTKTPTLDEFGSNLTQMATDNKLDPVVGRAKEIERVIQILGRRTKNNPVLIGEPGVGKTAIAEGLASRIANKDIPDILEDKRVVTLDIGLLVAGTKYRGEFEERLKKIMDEIRSAGNVILVIDEVHTLIGAGAAEGAIDAANILKPALARGELQCIGATTLDEYRKHIERDAALERRFQPVMVGEPSVDETIEILHGLRERYEQHHKLKISDEALVAAAKLSDRYISDRYLPDKAIDLIDEAGSRVRLINSQLPPAAKELDKELRQILKEKDDAVRGQDFDKAGELRDREMEIKAEIRAIAQSKTSATGTEGEEPVVDEEDIAHIVASWTGVPVNKLTESESEKLLHMEDTLHQRLIGQEDAVKAVSRAIRRARVGLKNPNRPIASFVFSGPTGVGKTELAKSLASYFFGSEEAMIRLDMSEYMERHTVSKLIGSPPGYVGYNEGGQLTEAVRRRPYTVVLFDEIEKAHPDVFNMLLQILEDGRLTDAKGRTVDFKNTLLILTSNIGSKVIEKGGGGIGFEFADDATETQYNRIRSLVNEELKQYFRPEFLNRLDEIIVFRQLSKPEVTQIAEIMLKEVFGRLTEKGIVLEVTDRFKDRLIEEGYSPSYGARPLRRAIMRLLEDSLAEEILSGRIKDGDTAIVDVDENGIVQVSSEQRRELLPQGIES
- the rimI gene encoding ribosomal protein S18-alanine N-acetyltransferase, with the translated sequence MTSLNLKLKTLTSEDLSAILELDQACFGGLWTMEGYQRELDSPNSELLGLFSPLAPSKLLGLGCFWAILDEAHITILAIHPQYHRQGLGQVLLYSLLKAACDRGLERSTLEVRASNVAAISLYEKFGFKIAGRRKGYYQDNGEDALVLWLSDLPETLDNWYITVSDGQSPPSGDRLRQSFWQIL
- the lysA gene encoding diaminopimelate decarboxylase gives rise to the protein MVSTHPTEVQYAGSQYLPQRRNSEANVSPNQELLPLTAQVNSQDILEIGGCDVTTLVQQFGSPLYILDEETLRLACQQYRDSFKQYYQGESQVLYASKAWNCLAVCAIAASEGLGIDVVSGGELYTALNAGVSPDKLYLHGNNKSREELVLAIDSGCTIVADNWQELHTLVNIAEQAPGTSSPIRIMLRLTPGIECHTHEYIRTGHLDSKFGFDPNDLDEVFTFVSQQPCLNCVGLHAHIGSQIFERQPHQDLAAVMVQWLQKAANYGLSITELNVGGGLGIRYTESDDPPSIEEWVKAICEVIQAACTAANLPLPKLLCEPGRSLIATACITAYTIGSTKVVPEIRTYVSVDGGMSDNPRPITYQSVYRAVVANKVSAPLTETVTIAGKHCESGDILIKNAQLPKTEPGDILVIMGTGAYNYSMASNYNRLPRPAAVVVVNGEANLILRRESYQDLIRQDCLPDRLNVQK
- the cdaA gene encoding diadenylate cyclase CdaA; the encoded protein is MRDSPKQWLTNLGWSQSLLLGTLDILLVLALTYIILVIISERRTLWMVRGFILLMLASAISGRMGLPLLNFVLEKLVIGCAVAMAVALQSEFRRFLEQVGRGEFQQLFKPSSLTIPKSDSVIDEIVDAVKELSKNRIGALLILETTGPIHERDFSVPGVKLNADVSKELIQTIFQPKTLLHDGATLIRGSRIVSSGIILPLSGRTASRQLGTRHRAAMGITERVENCICVVVSEETGSISLAERGNLNRPLTIRTLKESLDARLSTSVDREAVAPSLLGLGLQVGRKAIGLVSRVLGLPSTASRNKK
- a CDS encoding isoprenyl transferase, encoding MTAQQTELQNLPSDLKRELLPKHVAVIMDGNGRWAKLQGLPRIMGHKRGVDALKDLLRCCQDWGIQALTAYAFSTENWKRPQEEVDFLMTLFQKVLRQELREMIEENVQIQFVGNLDALPRSLQAEISRSMAETKNNRAIRFTVATNYGGRQEILQACRAIAEKVQQGLIQPDEIDEQLFERHLYTAGITDPDLLIRTSGEMRLSNFLLWQMAYGEIYITDALWPDFDRNEFHRALCAYQQRERRYGKV